From one Halothece sp. PCC 7418 genomic stretch:
- a CDS encoding serine hydrolase, translating into MAFYQEDRQLRHIAWQILERVWQTFPELERSQIALTWLVYGSAMRGFNYRGGEVFYPASLVKLFYLVAVQEWLKRGLIFPSKELDRAIQDMIIDSSNDATSLVVDVLTGTTSGPELSRNAFLTWQSQRNLVNRYFKSLRWEELEPINVNQKTWGDGPYGREKAFIGESRENQNRLTTNAVARLFHHIVMGNAAQSTLMMDLLFRSLPAASSDPEEENQITGFLGEALPTEAKLWSKAGWTSWVRHDSAYIELPNHPPYLLVVFTERSPSPPNHQLLPFISQQFLKALESSI; encoded by the coding sequence ATGGCTTTTTATCAGGAAGATAGACAACTGAGACATATTGCTTGGCAAATTCTGGAAAGAGTGTGGCAAACTTTTCCTGAATTAGAACGTAGTCAAATCGCTTTAACCTGGTTGGTTTACGGGTCTGCGATGCGGGGTTTTAATTATCGCGGTGGGGAAGTTTTCTATCCCGCAAGTCTCGTGAAATTATTTTATTTGGTCGCTGTACAGGAATGGTTAAAGCGCGGTTTAATTTTCCCCTCAAAAGAACTCGATCGCGCAATTCAGGATATGATTATCGACTCTAGTAATGATGCTACTAGTTTAGTGGTTGATGTCCTCACGGGAACCACCAGTGGACCAGAACTCTCGCGGAATGCCTTTCTGACTTGGCAATCGCAACGGAATCTTGTCAATCGCTATTTTAAATCTTTGCGTTGGGAAGAACTCGAACCCATCAACGTTAATCAAAAAACATGGGGAGATGGCCCCTATGGACGAGAAAAAGCGTTTATTGGGGAATCTAGAGAGAATCAGAATCGACTAACAACCAATGCTGTGGCGAGACTCTTTCATCATATTGTTATGGGAAATGCTGCACAATCTACATTGATGATGGATTTACTATTCCGTTCTCTTCCTGCTGCATCCTCGGATCCAGAGGAAGAGAATCAGATTACGGGTTTTTTAGGAGAAGCCCTCCCCACAGAAGCCAAACTCTGGTCAAAAGCAGGTTGGACGAGTTGGGTTCGCCATGATAGCGCTTATATAGAACTCCCCAACCATCCCCCCTATCTTCTTGTTGTCTTTACCGAACGTTCGCCCTCACCACCAAATCACCAATTATTACCCTTTATTTCCCAGCAGTTTCTCAAGGCTCTAGAGTCCTCAATTTGA
- a CDS encoding ABC transporter ATP-binding protein/permease, with the protein MQRRINFQLLRRFWSIARLYWFGDEKWKARGLLLIITLMLITYTVLSVKLNQQRGNLITALSQMSEEEFWSGLLIYFGVIVAYIPLFAGAKYLINLLGLFWRRWLTGSFLDHYFRDRAYYKLTSYGEIDNPDQRISEDVRSFTQESLTFLLITLSSLFQVIGFSSELWTISYPLVIFLFVYAIVGTLITVGVFGKALVRLNFEQLKREANFRFGLVRIRENAESIAFYQGEEQEEGQVKLKFDDIFDNFKRLILWQDLGLKSFTNTFQLITYALPFLILAPRVFSGELAVGKVTEAQGAFLQIFFALDFIINRFQSLTEFGAGINRIFDFADYINLADSEQTEEEKTNPTIDFVNDEQIAVKSLTLQTPNYQRTLVQDLTVDIPQGGGLLIMGASGCGKSSLLRAIAGLWQSGNGKIIRPELSEIIFLPQRPYMILGSLREELIYPKTESDLTNEQLAAVLNQVNLPHLIERFGSLNVQKNWGEVLSLGEQQRVAFARILINQPRYVVLDEATSALDVKNEESLYDQLQAINVTYVSVGHRPTLRKYHQLVLELSEDQSWQVKPLTAEVES; encoded by the coding sequence ATGCAAAGACGAATTAACTTTCAACTATTGAGGCGGTTTTGGTCGATCGCGCGTCTCTACTGGTTTGGGGATGAAAAATGGAAAGCCAGAGGACTTCTTTTAATCATTACTTTGATGCTGATTACTTACACAGTTCTCAGTGTCAAATTAAACCAGCAACGAGGGAATTTAATTACCGCCCTCTCCCAAATGAGTGAGGAAGAATTTTGGAGTGGACTACTCATTTATTTCGGCGTAATTGTTGCTTATATTCCTTTATTTGCAGGGGCAAAATATTTAATTAATCTCTTAGGTTTATTTTGGCGAAGATGGTTAACAGGGAGTTTTTTAGATCATTATTTTCGCGATCGCGCTTACTATAAATTGACCTCTTATGGGGAAATTGATAACCCAGATCAACGGATTTCTGAAGATGTCCGTTCTTTTACTCAAGAATCTTTAACGTTTCTCTTAATTACTCTTTCCTCTCTCTTTCAAGTCATTGGATTTAGTAGCGAACTTTGGACAATTTCTTATCCGTTAGTTATTTTTCTATTTGTTTATGCGATTGTTGGAACTTTGATTACAGTAGGCGTTTTTGGGAAAGCCTTAGTCCGCTTGAATTTTGAGCAGTTGAAACGAGAAGCAAACTTTCGCTTTGGTTTAGTTCGGATTCGAGAAAATGCTGAATCCATTGCATTTTATCAAGGAGAAGAGCAAGAAGAAGGTCAAGTTAAACTTAAATTTGATGATATCTTCGATAACTTCAAACGTTTAATTTTATGGCAAGATTTAGGCTTAAAGTCTTTTACCAATACCTTCCAACTCATTACTTACGCGCTCCCTTTTCTGATCTTAGCTCCCCGCGTTTTCTCGGGAGAATTAGCCGTGGGGAAAGTAACCGAGGCGCAAGGGGCTTTCTTACAAATTTTCTTCGCTCTCGATTTTATTATTAATCGTTTTCAATCCCTGACTGAATTTGGAGCAGGAATTAACCGAATTTTTGATTTTGCTGATTATATCAATCTTGCTGATTCTGAACAAACAGAAGAAGAGAAGACTAATCCGACAATTGATTTCGTTAATGATGAGCAAATTGCAGTTAAAAGTTTAACTCTCCAAACTCCCAACTATCAACGCACCTTAGTTCAAGACTTAACCGTTGATATTCCCCAAGGTGGGGGGTTATTAATTATGGGGGCGAGTGGCTGTGGAAAAAGTTCATTACTCCGCGCGATCGCGGGATTATGGCAGTCTGGAAACGGTAAAATTATCCGTCCCGAATTATCAGAAATTATCTTTTTACCCCAACGTCCTTACATGATTTTAGGCAGTTTAAGAGAAGAGTTAATTTATCCCAAAACAGAAAGTGACTTAACCAATGAACAACTTGCAGCGGTGTTAAATCAAGTTAATCTCCCTCATTTAATTGAACGATTTGGCAGCTTAAATGTCCAGAAAAACTGGGGAGAAGTTTTATCATTAGGAGAACAACAAAGAGTTGCGTTTGCCAGAATTTTAATTAATCAACCGCGTTATGTGGTATTAGATGAAGCCACTAGTGCTTTAGATGTTAAAAACGAGGAATCGCTGTACGATCAATTACAGGCGATTAACGTTACTTATGTCAGTGTCGGTCATCGTCCAACATTACGAAAATATCATCAACTTGTTTTAGAATTATCAGAAGATCAATCTTGGCAAGTTAAACCCCTTACAGCAGAAGTAGAATCATGA
- a CDS encoding class I SAM-dependent methyltransferase, producing the protein MIFPGEVFAETKEFDSKIRQLLPYYDEMLSAIALCVPSNSTRILELGCGTGELTVKVLQQCPNAQLVAVDYSPRMIDFVANKLDYQGEGDRVKTLQLDFGAWANDEADSEVGSNFDAIISSLAIHHLTDEMKGKLFQKVARSLNPNGQFWNADPLLPEFPELSDIYQQSRQRWAEKQGYDLEAVRSQIGKSDTQGYSSQDQLATLDDHLQMLNDAGFSKTAVIWKYYNLAVFGGLH; encoded by the coding sequence ATGATTTTTCCAGGTGAAGTCTTTGCAGAAACCAAAGAATTTGATAGTAAGATTCGGCAACTATTACCCTATTATGATGAAATGCTAAGCGCGATCGCGCTATGTGTCCCCTCTAACAGCACCCGCATTCTAGAATTAGGGTGTGGAACAGGAGAACTAACAGTAAAAGTTCTTCAACAGTGTCCAAACGCGCAACTGGTCGCCGTCGATTATTCCCCCCGTATGATTGACTTTGTAGCGAATAAATTAGATTATCAAGGAGAAGGAGACCGCGTCAAAACCTTACAATTAGACTTCGGTGCTTGGGCTAATGATGAAGCCGATTCCGAAGTGGGAAGCAACTTTGATGCCATTATTTCTTCCCTCGCGATTCATCATCTGACTGATGAAATGAAAGGAAAACTCTTTCAAAAAGTTGCTCGTTCCCTCAATCCAAATGGACAATTTTGGAATGCAGATCCCTTGCTTCCCGAGTTTCCTGAATTGTCTGATATCTATCAACAATCTCGCCAACGTTGGGCGGAAAAACAAGGCTATGATCTCGAAGCTGTCCGCAGTCAAATTGGCAAAAGCGACACGCAAGGCTATTCTAGCCAAGATCAACTCGCAACTCTTGATGATCATCTGCAAATGTTAAACGATGCTGGCTTTTCCAAAACAGCAGTGATTTGGAAATACTATAATCTTGCGGTGTTTGGGGGATTGCATTAG
- the rplU gene encoding 50S ribosomal protein L21 — MSYAIVEASGTQIKVEPGSFYDLNRLHVDEEGNYTFDKVLLINNDGEVTVGQPYIEGATVQGTIMSHLRGRKVLVYKMKPKKNYRKKRGHRQELTRVMINSISLNGSIIAEAESTEAEAVTPDAVETAAE, encoded by the coding sequence ATGAGTTATGCAATTGTAGAAGCAAGCGGAACGCAAATTAAAGTTGAACCCGGTTCTTTTTATGACTTAAACCGTTTGCACGTTGATGAAGAGGGTAACTACACTTTCGATAAAGTGTTACTCATCAATAATGACGGTGAAGTTACGGTTGGTCAACCTTACATTGAAGGCGCAACCGTACAAGGAACCATTATGAGCCACTTGCGCGGGCGAAAAGTGCTTGTTTACAAAATGAAGCCCAAGAAAAACTATCGGAAAAAACGGGGGCACCGTCAGGAATTAACTCGTGTGATGATTAATTCCATCAGCCTCAATGGTTCTATCATTGCAGAAGCAGAAAGCACTGAAGCAGAAGCCGTCACTCCCGATGCAGTGGAAACGGCTGCTGAGTAG